AAGTTTTTATCAGccaaattgatatatttaggTATCAATAGCTTTTGCTTATCAATGTAAAATGTAGGCAAGTTTCCAGTTATTTCtggtaaaataaaacaagacaagtccgtcataaaatttttatgttgagatttaaattttaagcaacatttatatttcacattagAGACGGCACTGTTCAAACCAGAAACAGCGAAATTTATTGTTTGCTTtggaatatttagttttgagTGAAGAGACTCAGTTATAAAGGAAGACATTGATCCTGAATCTAGAATAGCTCGAACAGGTACGTAAGCACCATAACTGTTTAAAACATCTACTACTACAGTGGAtaacagaatttgaaaatgtacCGAACTTGTAGTTAGAGaaacattttcttgatttatattttgatttgcttgatttttgttttctatgtgTAAAAGAGTATTGTGTTTACCCTTACATGTTTTACATGAAGCATACAATCTGCATTGGTTGGTTTTGTGGCCACTTCGAAGACAGTTTAAGCATAACTTTAGTCTTTTGGCTTGTTCCATGCGATTTAGCACagacattgccttgaatttgtcGCACATAAACACTCTGTGATCGCCACTGCATATGGCACACTTGAAACCTTgaaaagatgttttgttttaatgtgaattattttctgaatcgGCAGAAAGTAAGCCCCTGGTTTTCCCTGACTTGGATCCCTGTTCAAGTTTGTTCAACTCTAATCGCTCTAGCAAGTCTGATCTACTTCTTAAAAATTCACACATATCCTCAAGAGAAGGCAAATCTTTTTTAGACTTGTATTCCTCCCATTTACTAACAGATCCATCGTCCAAACTTTTGGccattaaatgtaaaattagaatatccCACTGATCTGTGGGAAGTTTAAGACTGTTAAGAGCCCTCAAGTGTTTGAAGACTGTATCTGAGAGATTTCTTAATTTAAAAGAtgagactttaataattttttctaaaccaATCAATGCATCTAAATGATTGTATATTAAtgcttttttattatcatatcgTTTGCATAACAAATCCCATGCAACCTTATATGTTCCTGCAGAAATTTCAAGAGATTGAATGATTTGACTAGCGCTACCCTCTAGACTAGCCCTTAAATagtgtaatttatttatatcatcaaTATCAGGGTTGTCGTTTATTAATGCGATAAACGTGTCTCGAAACTCAAGCCAGGTATTTGAAGACCCACTAAATGTGGGTAATTTTATGTCTGGCAGTTTTACTGCAGGAGAATTACAATTTTTACTTGAAATACTCGAATTCTTATCGGAATTATGATCACTGTTACTATTATTAGCTGGttttaattgattcaataaatgttttgctGATGCAAatgaatcataaaaattttgtaagaacTGCTCTCCTTGAGCTAATTGTTCCATAAACTTGGATTCATCATCTAAAATTTCCACTTCAATTTGACTCTGAATACTATCAAACTCATTACTAATATCACTAATCTGACCGATTCTATCTTCTAATTCAATAATAGTTTGttctgaaatattttcttcattcaaaAGACTTTcctgtaattttgtaattttattgcTAAAAACAGAAACTTTTCTTTTAACAACACCTCCTTCTTTAATTAAGGTTTTAAATAGATCTTCAgccattttaatttgaaaatgatgcaATAATAATCTTTGTGCGAAATTTAAATTGTTGACAACAGTGTAATATGAACGCACAACAACACCAAGaattctaacaaaaaaactgataattcgtaataaaaacatatttaaaggcatttgacctttaacagaaaaaaaatttcgccATTGGCGCTTTCCTTCTCTGTCGCACCCGCGCCACGAATTACTCGCCCTCCCATGGAACAAAACTGTATAAGCACTGAGTATGTCCAAAATCGTTGTGTGTGAAATAGACGTTTTACCGACCTAAAAACATGCGCCATTAATATCTTAAAACTACTCAAACCTTCACCTCATGGGCCTTTAACCCTGCTCAATAAACATTCTTCCTGAATATGTTATTTGTTTAATATCCCCACTACTCCATCTTGTTACTCGTCTAGAAGACCTCTATGTAGCACATCCGGCACATTCTCCATTCTTGATCCTGAAGAAGCAAACTGTCCTCTTTATCAATCGTTCCTCTTATCTATATCTCTCTACTATTTCTCCAATCCCGAGGCTTTTCTTTACTCCCTGTAGTCCAGCATTTTGCAAGTCTAATCCTTATCACTCGAATCACAaagcttaatttttttatgaaataaaaaattcttcttagCCACGAACAGAAAAGAAACGATCTATAATTCTCTCTTGCTACACATGAAGTGAATAATTacattatcaaaaacaaattttttcttctttcttctaatGGCCCACTCCTTAAACACCTCACAACCTACAAAAAGTAGGTAACCTCTGACTATCCTATCTCTAcacaaataaaagaaagaaaataatggaTCTTGATGTAATGTCTTCTGGTTTCCTAGCCACAAAGAAATATCTGGTAATGAAAAGGCAACACATACAAAGTAAGCAACCATAATATATGGCCTACCCTCCTTACCTCTTTACAATTCAAACTTCTTGAAATGGAAAACAACTTCTTCGACTCATACAACTCTCTTACAACATACAACTTAAATGAAATTACTATTGGTCACTCTTATCTAGCTCATTCAGTCAACCTCAAGACATATAAACAGTACCcactcacaaaataaaatataatattaaaatcaaatactCTTCAAGATATCATGTCCTCATATCAAGCTACCATTTCCTTCATTCCAGGTactgtaaattttttatcaaaaaaatgctAAGGTTTGATTGaatgtatataatgattgaaagttttaagtacaagattattatttaaaaagtggCTCAATTGCCCTAAGAAATTCTTCATTAAATTTCTGAATACTAAAACGATCAGTTGAAGCTTTAGCTTTTTCCCTAATTTCACTAATTTCAGAGTCATCTAATTgtagaataaatttaataatatgcGCAAATTCATCTGGTGTTTGAGCCAAAAACCCCAATCTGGATCCTTCTGATGTTTCTATAATATCCAACAAGGGTCCACCAGATCTATGTGCTACCATTACAAGTCCTGCCGCCATCTGTTCAACTACACTTATGCCAAAATGTTCATCCAACATTGTATGGATTCCTATCCATGAATTTCTAAACtcttccaataattctccataAGAAACATTCACTTTAAATTCCACATTGTTTTCTAAACTCAAGTGTTTGCTGAAATCTTTTAAATCTTTAACTCTCCGACTATCATCAGCATTCCTACAACTGCCGCATAAGACTAGAGTTATGCTACTAAATATTTCTTCAGGAACTATTTCTCTTAATTCATACAAAGCTTGTAATTGTAACGGATGGTCTTTTTCTGGTCTAAATTGGGCTAAGGAcattattcttatatttttaggCCTTACTGAATCTTTTGGAATGTTTTTCAAGTGATCAGTTTCACATGGCGGATACACAAGATGTATAGGTCTATTCCATAAGGTGTTCAAATGTTCCATAGTAAATGTTGAATTAACAATATTGATGTCGGAGCTCTGGCCTGCCATAGAGTAGGCctgaaatcaaatttattcatataaatacatataaatttctgtaatttcttatttcttggaccttttgatatattaatgtttCTAGTTCTagttctgtttttattttttaatgaaatatgagTGGTTACCGACAAAAAATTGGTGATGCagaatatatatacataaaaggAAAGCagaaaaatttacataaatagacagtgtattaaataaatttgaagaatatCTAATATTACGGCAAGCTAAACTAATGCTTCTAATAATGACCAACACCATGTTCATCTGTCATAAGTATTcttttactagtaaaataatgaaagctCATTATTGtaatagtaacaaaataatgagaaacgatAGCAACATTTATTACAGGCGTTCTAACAATGTAGGCAGGAGCTGTCATTTAATTTGGTGTTTGTCAATTTTTAAAAGTGTATTGTAAAAATGTCTTAAGaagaatttcaatatattattttatgcttgaagaaaaaatagtatatgtcACTCGTAGCAGAAGACCCATTATATGTTTCTCCCAGTTTGCACAGTATATAGTAcataatgtattattttgtagTCGTAATTAAAAGATACTTCAGTATAAGATAATGAAGTACAGTCTTACACTTCTCCATCACAAGATATAATCcgtttttatagaatttgaatgAAGAAACTCGCGATTTTATAACTATGAACGGTACACCACTAGAATGATGATAATAGATTTGATAGATTACACTTACCCATGCAAATATGTggtaatatattaattttgcCATAGTAAGTATTGGACTCCTCGCTATTATACCTCTATTATTATACATAGCTTGCCTACTGGAAACTCTTTTTAACATATCTGCAGTAATTATTGGATAATGAATGTAGCAACCTGTCTTACAACCaccaatatatttaaaaattggtataaCAAAAGTGAATCCAgtagtttcaataaatatatctaaaaagaATAATGGCACTTGTATTCAATTCACAAAATAACAaacacaaatatatatatatatatatatatatatatatatatatatatatatatatatatatatatatatatatatatatataggaaagAAACAAGTTGCTAAATTCAATTTACCTGGATTTAGTTGGTTCAATGCTTCAAATCCTAAATATATAGAACCTAAAGCTTGTCCTAACAGAGTAAAATATGGATACATATTTGCTTCAACCCATTTTCTTCTAtgcaaataaataaacttcacGTCCTTTTCTAGATTGAcatttaatctatttttaacTTTGTTTAAGATTTCTATGGGAGTCACCTCTATATCTCcagtatatatgaaaaattcagcCTTGGGATATCTAAAATATGAATGGGTTttcaaatatcacaaaaaatagttataaatattgtttcacACATAACAATGAAGTATTAGGGAGCAGTCATAAACTCAGTGATTTCTATTACTATTTCTAATACTTTTTCGACTTCCAAAAACAGCACCAGATCccttttttgcaatttcaaaACAACATTTGCATTAGGTGGGACTGGGAATTGATTTATTgtaattggaataaaaaaatgagataattcataataaatgaatagaaacaATTCTGTTTATGGAAGCAactatttttcttgataaaataac
This DNA window, taken from Diorhabda sublineata isolate icDioSubl1.1 chromosome 4, icDioSubl1.1, whole genome shotgun sequence, encodes the following:
- the LOC130443320 gene encoding uncharacterized protein LOC130443320, with product MAEDLFKTLIKEGGVVKRKVSVFSNKITKLQESLLNEENISEQTIIELEDRIGQISDISNEFDSIQSQIEVEILDDESKFMEQLAQGEQFLQNFYDSFASAKHLLNQLKPANNSNSDHNSDKNSSISSKNCNSPAVKLPDIKLPTFSGSSNTWLEFRDTFIALINDNPDIDDINKLHYLRASLEGSASQIIQSLEISAGTYKVAWDLLCKRYDNKKALIYNHLDALIGLEKIIKVSSFKLRNLSDTVFKHLRALNSLKLPTDQWDILILHLMAKSLDDGSVSKWEEYKSKKDLPSLEDMCEFLRSRSDLLERLELNKLEQGSKSGKTRGLLSADSENNSH
- the LOC130443586 gene encoding GDP-Man:Man(3)GlcNAc(2)-PP-Dol alpha-1,2-mannosyltransferase; translation: MRAVLKTIKVFLVFVKLLIGIVIFVLFSVGLVVPVYYLYLRRKFRTDKLKNLSSKLKVGIFHPYCNAGGGGEKVLWVAVQALQKKYPKAEFFIYTGDIEVTPIEILNKVKNRLNVNLEKDVKFIYLHRRKWVEANMYPYFTLLGQALGSIYLGFEALNQLNPDIFIETTGFTFVIPIFKYIGGCKTGCYIHYPIITADMLKRVSSRQAMYNNRGIIARSPILTMAKLIYYHIFAWAYSMAGQSSDINIVNSTFTMEHLNTLWNRPIHLVYPPCETDHLKNIPKDSVRPKNIRIMSLAQFRPEKDHPLQLQALYELREIVPEEIFSSITLVLCGSCRNADDSRRVKDLKDFSKHLSLENNVEFKVNVSYGELLEEFRNSWIGIHTMLDEHFGISVVEQMAAGLVMVAHRSGGPLLDIIETSEGSRLGFLAQTPDEFAHIIKFILQLDDSEISEIREKAKASTDRFSIQKFNEEFLRAIEPLFK